The Planctomicrobium piriforme nucleotide sequence TTTTTGAGGCGTTGCTGCGATTCCCAGGTGAAGTTCACACCTACGGGACCGGGATCGTCGCCAGCGCGGCGTCGATTATCTTCCTTGCCGGCTCAACTCGTGAACTGTCCTCGAACTGTGACTTAATGATACATCAGTGTTCGATGACCATTGAGGGCGGAAGGGAGTCGGACCTGCGACGATACGCCGAGGTGGCGGCAACGGCCAACCGCAAGATGCGTGACATCATCAGCCAGCGAACCGGCCAGCCCATCAAAGTGGTTGAATCCTGGATGGCTGAGGAGAAGTGGTTCAACGCCCATGACTCGAAGTCGTTCGGCTTCTCGACGATCGTTTCCGGTTCCGTCGAGGCTCGCGCCAGTTTCAACTTGTCGCGATTCAAGAATGTGCCGGCGGCCGTGCAGCGCCGGAACAGCGTAAAGACCCTGGCCCATGCTGCCCAGGTGCAGGCCATTCAGTCGGACCGGGCACGGCAGCGAAAGGGCGTGGCGGCTTCGATGACCACTGCCCAAAAGGTGAAGGCGTTCGGTCAACCAAAGTCTCTCGCTGATCTCTACAAAATCGGTCGCGGCGAAAAACTCGCAACCTGATTCCCGGCCGATGTTCGGCTCGGAACGTTTCTTTACTCTTTGAGGTATCTGTATTGAAGGTCTACACACAACTCCCCGTTCTCGAAGCGTTCGATTGGCTGTCTGAGGAATTGGAGACGGAACGGCAGGCGATCACCGATGAGTTCGAAAAGCTCAAGGTGCGCCGCGACCAGTTCGACACGTCGTCCGCCAAGGTGCAGGCAACTGACATCGCCGATCTCGATTACTCGGCAGTGCAGGCGGCCGACAAACTGCGGGAAACCGCCTTTCGTCTTGCTCAAGACGAATTAATTATGCGTGAAAAGCGGCTGGACGCCTACTATCGCGACCTGCTCAATGAAGCTCGTCAGGAACGGCAACGGCTCGAACGGCTGATGCCGGTGCTGGAAGCGGAGATCGTCGCCAAGTTGGAGGCGATGGGCTACGTCCCCTTCAGCCAATCCAAATCCCAGGCGGGGCAGTGGAACCCGACGTTCGTTCACACGCATCCCGACCGCATCAACTGCATGTGGGCGACGGAAGCGATCGGCCGTTTCACGCGGTCGCGTCCTGAGTCACCCAATGCCGAA carries:
- a CDS encoding Clp protease ClpP; this encodes MAFNDNRETVPELSIIGPIGESDEFGNVNNVAKVAEFLQANASAPKISVLISSAGGNVYDGLAIFEALLRFPGEVHTYGTGIVASAASIIFLAGSTRELSSNCDLMIHQCSMTIEGGRESDLRRYAEVAATANRKMRDIISQRTGQPIKVVESWMAEEKWFNAHDSKSFGFSTIVSGSVEARASFNLSRFKNVPAAVQRRNSVKTLAHAAQVQAIQSDRARQRKGVAASMTTAQKVKAFGQPKSLADLYKIGRGEKLAT